A segment of the Ipomoea triloba cultivar NCNSP0323 chromosome 1, ASM357664v1 genome:
GCAAATACATTCTATGATGTAGTTCCCAAGTTGATTGGCAAGGTAATCCAAAAAACTACCAGTGACAGCATGTTCATTTCTTAACATAATGATGAAATATAACTTTAGTCAAGTGAGAGAGTCTAGATATTGATGATTTAGAATAGCATTAATTTCAACTGGTACAATAGGTCAGTACTGGATGTCTTCATTTACCAAAGCAATGCAACAATAGGAACTATTCCCACAaagaatgtaaataaataaagacaatTCACTAGCTCAAAatgcaaaaatcaaatttatcaagTTCATATAGAAGCACTCCAATCCACAAATTTGTAAAATCTACACTGTATTTAGGGTCTTTCAGTGATAATGCAAGACTAGTATCTTCTTGAAGTTTGACATTTTAGGCTGTCGATGCCTGGACCCAAGCCAAcaattgaaaggaaaaaaaaaaagtgttgacATTATAGAACAATAGAAAGGCCCACGCATCAAAAGTAGTACTGAAATAGATGTGACCATACAAAGCAAAATTTCACAAGCTCACTTGAGTTGCAACATACTTTACACAGCGATTAATCTGTACTTACTTGCAAATGTACATAATGAAACACAATCACATATTGCATTGATAATTGAACAAGGGAAACACAAATGAGTTTTATCCCTAATATCCTGATAAAGAATGTACTAACGGCAACTTTCTCAAATCATTCTTCTAACTCAAGTATGATGATTTTTTAGCATGAAAATGTAGCAggaattaaattataaatgaaaaCCATGGAATGATGTGATTTTGTTCTCACTAGAAATAACCTTGCTGAATTGCAGCAACTCCAACTTTTAAACCACCCATGGCAGACATCACTGTATTAAAAATAGTAGAACAAGATGAGTCTCAAGTGATAAAAGTGATGAATAtgttaacacacacacacacaaaaacctAGTAAGAAAGAAAATGGTTAAGGACAAAAAGAAACCTGACACAGCAGGAGTTACTACACCGACAGCTATCACCATGGAGGTGCCAGCAAGAACCAACATCAGAAGAAGCTTTTTCAATGTAACTGAAGATTCAAgtctttcctttatttttaaaGACCTCTCAAGTTCTGGAGATGGAACCTTGAGTCTGAAGCTTGATATGCGACTGTCTGATGGCAGTTGATTGGGAAGAAGGCTAACATTAGCATGCCTACAAAGCAATGAGTATAAAGCAAATGTACCACCTGCAGTAACGAATCAATGAGAGAAACCAAGTAAATTTATGAACCATACTGCTACAGCATCCATAATAATGTTCAAGAACCTCCTCTGCTCACCTTCTCCATCATCGTTGGCCCAAAGAACAATAAACACATACTTAACCAGTGGAAACAGAAACAACGTATACAAGACCATTGATAGCGACCCAAGAACATCTTCATCCCCGGTAACAGGGGCTTTACTAAACATCACACTAAAAGTATACAACGGACTTGTCCCCACATCACCAAACACAACTCCAAGCGTCTGGAAGGCCAATGCAATTTTCCTCATTACACTAGCATCCTGCAATTACAAAACCAAACAATGACAGGACGCCAAGTTATTAGTCACCTCCTTTCATTTCAAACCAATCCTCAGGTAAATTATCTCGTAATGCACGAGTCATAGTGAAGTAAAGTAAGATTTATGATTTATCTTAGCAAGAGTAGAAGGTTAAAGCGTTGAAGTTGAAGCAAGAGGAAATGATAAAGCCAAGGAAAACGGAAAAGCAGCACGCACCTCAAAGTCATTCCTCTGAGCGCCAGGGACCTCAAGAGCCTCGACATCGAAGGAATCAATCCGAGGACCAGTCCTAATCAGCCTCTGCTCCGCATTATCCTCGTCGTCGGAGTCCATCCCATCCCGCGGCAACGAATCGTCCCCGCTCTCCCCCGCATCCGTGCCGTCATTATAGATCTCCGACTCATCCTCCTCATCCTGAAACACCCAGCGCGACTCGATCGAGTCGAGAGAGCCTAATCCGCCATATTCCCTCTCCGATCCCTCGTCCGCCATCTCCAAACCTCACCGCCTCCGTCCTCCGCTCCCCCCTAACTAACTCACGTCCGTAACCATCACATTACACGCAGCAAAAGCACGCAGAAGAGAGCACGGATACAGCCAGCAGAGTGATTGCGATGTGAAACCCTAGAAATTGAGAAGAATTCGGGTGAGATTTCTGTGGAGGTTTGTGTGTGTTAGCTCAGAAGCTCATGAGAGTTGGAAGGGAAATGATTTGAAGCGTTAACTGTCATTATAACAGACTACCGCGTGAGAGTGAAGAAGCATCAGCGCCTGTACAGTTGTACTGCTCCCACCCCGCTTTAACTTCTTCTTTTTGTGTCGCACTGTCGCGCTGAAATTTAATACAAgttaaaaaaagtatatgtCGTCTACTAGACTATGTGTTTATCCGATTCTGTGATACTTCAATTATTAATTGCCATCTTAGGATTAGTTTGGAATgcacaattaataataataaatcaagtcttttttttaatataaaattattctcAAATCAACGATTCAttcattactttaaaaaaaaagtgtcaaattaattattgaacTTAAAATTTATGCAACTGAataattaaacaagtaaaaattGTGAATTATCATGTAGTAAGGTGACATTCCGATTATCACTTCAGATTGATGGTCCTAGATTTGAACTTCTGTGGGGAAAGTTTagattttttgaattgaaaatgtttgagaaaatatatacgGAATAACAGATATTgtcttgtaaagaatcatgaatatttcaacaacaaaaaaagtaaaaaaaaattgtatataattggaatatttttttaaaaaaagttataattaacaTTTTACTTACGAATTGCTCCAAAGTACTAGACGAGTTTTCACTATCGAACACAGTAATAAATCCCCTCGTTAAATCATAAACACCTCTAATAAGTAGAACAACTAATCTAAAGATTTAAGATTGTCTCATATTCAAAGTCAAATATCAAACCCTTATTGTTTGGTTAAAGATGAATGAGTTCCTTTTACTCCACCACAACCCTAAATTTGATATCAACGTTGTTTGATAAATGCAAAGGAACCTAAATAATGTGTGCTTGCAAACTTTGATTATTATTCTCAAAAATCACACGGCTAGATAACAAAGGATTACAACACCACTCGTCTGACAAGGAGACAAATGAACCACCTGAAGTCCTACAACAGGGGATGTGTAAATATGTAATCTAGTATGTATATGTCATTCAAGTGTCTCTCTCGTCGTTCTACCTTCTACCCAGTTTTCTAGTGAGCAGCTTAAGTCGATAAAGTACCAGACTCAAAACTCAAACATCTACCACAAAAATCTTTTTAACAAGACGctatgaggaaattcaggaaatctCTGCCTGTGGAAAACCTCATCAGGGATGTGGTGGTTGCAATTGCATCCATCACATGCTTTCTTGCCTGTACTTTTACTGTACTCGCTTTCCACTCAGCTTGCTTCGGGTTGGGGTTGGGGTTGGGCTTGTGGAACCTCTTCATACGTGCCAGATTCTTCTTTATATGAATACCTACATTTGATTTGTATGTATGAGTGACAAGAGGAAAGATTTTGTATCACGCACACTAAACTTACTCGACCAACAAAGTCAAGGCACAGTTTAGATAAACAGCTTTTAACAATGAGCGTATTCTGAAAAGCTCTTTGAAGTAGCTGCAAACgagctcaaaacaacttttcaaaagtcaAATTTGTACCATAAGGTCCAAATAATCGATAAACTGAAAATAAGTTCTAAATAAACATGCATGAACCGCATCAGCTGAACAAGTGAAGCAGGAAAAGGATACATGAGAAAACCAAATCAGAATGGAACTGTCAAGTATTTTCCTCTTCTATGAATAAAAGTGAATCAGTTATTCATTTACCATTGTCCTGAAGCTGCGTTGCAGTACAGTCCCGATGATGGATCGTAATAGTAGCCCAAACTGCTGCTATAGTAATACCTACaagaaaataacaataataaggcAATGAGGAACCAAGAACGACAGAAGGCATTGTATAATGAGTTAATGATGATATGAGAACTCCACTATCTAATTACTCAGTCTTGCATAGAATTTAGAAAGGAACATACCCAGATGACTCATCATATACATAGTCATTTTGCAGAGTACCTGCATCCCAAATAAACAGGTTATGTATGGAAAAGGAGGAAGGAGAGCAATGCAGTTTAGGTGTGTAATTCAGCATTTTGAAACTCACCCTCACTTGAGGTAGGATTAGTAGGAGGGTTTTCATCATCTTCTGCGAACATGTCAAAGGAATCATCACCATTGCTCATAGCAGCAGAGGCATTTGGATTTGAAGGGCCTGCATTAACACTAGAGAGTGATGAAGGCCCCTCCGCTGCCACACTAGGAATGAAATCTTCATCAAGGACACTACCAGAATTATTCTTTAACTCCATGGAGGTGCCCAGTGCCTTGGCTTGAGCTAACCTCTCATATCCCTCTGGATCCAATCAGAAATcccaaaagagagagagaatggaaAAGATTCAAATCTCAGGTATATATAACCAAAATAAGTAATAGAAAATGCAACTGGTGATTtaataagagagagagagagagagagagagagagagaaatatgcAAGTATATAAGGTCTTTCCtgtttctttcttctcaaaatCCCCTAATTTTTTTAGTAGTCCCTCCCCCCAACCCACCcccaaaaatgaaagaaatatctGTGCCTTATTCAGCCACAGGAGCGAGGAAATAGAGGGAAAATCTATTTAGAATAAAGATAATACAATGGCAAATACCTGCTTCACGCTGGAAACTCTCTTGTCTTTCATCATAGACATCTGTAAACAAATATTGGTCCTAGTTATGGTTTTTTATTTCATTGCCCCTTAGAGATATATGTGTGTTGTAGACAAAACAAGCACTCAACTGTAATCCCCGTTCTCCAACAGCTTCATGGCATCCTCTGTTAACTGATCAAAGAGCTGTTTGTTTTCTGCAGACATTTTCTCCTTGTTATTTGAAGTACCTTTTAACCTTCTTAGTGCCTGTAAAACCTGATAGAAGAATATAAAAAACGCTGTcactaacaacaacaacaaaacttATTTCAAGTAACAAAGAACTTGTTTCtatattttggtcattttaaatttttttagccAGTGCTTCCAACTCATGGTGATTACAATAAAGGTACTCTAACAtgtagaaccaccacctccccAACCCCCTCTCTCTATTAGTCTAATTTGATGGCATTACATCAAGAGTAATGAGAGAATCAATATGCAACTATGTCATAAACAATATTCAACAATCCCATTTTTCTTTTAGTAAAGACAAAAGAAGTGCTGCAATAACTAGATGCAAGCCAAATCAGAGCAGAAATACAAACTATAAGCATTGATAAGGAGACCTTTCTTGGTAAAGCGATAGTGAGATGGGAAGCATTATGATAACACTAATATCCCAGGCAAACAATAAGAGACATGGTGAGTAGAATATTTACTTTTTCTCCAGGCTCGAGAACATCAGCAATTCGCCTCTTTATCTTCCCAATTTCTTCTGATGTAAGATCACGAGCCTCATCTTCATTGGCTGTTTTGACTCTTGTTTTCTTAGCAGCTTTTGGATGAACATCAATGCTATCAAGCCATGCATCCTGAGAAAATTCCAGgtaagttttctttttcttgtgcaccaggagagagaaagagagaagggAGGAGTGGGGGGTGGAAGTGATCATTGGAAAGTTGAATTACCTTGATATCATTTTCATTGACATACTCAACATAATTTCCATTGGCATCAAAATAACCTTCTTCCCTCTCTTTGTCCAGATTGAAGGGTTCTATTTGAATCCCATCCTCAACAAATGTTTCATTATCCTGCCAAAAGTAACCCCCAGTGACTTTCTATCTTCAACTAGCTCATGAACATAAGGTCACCTAAATGAAACTATCATGAAAACATGGTTGCTTATAAATTTTGATAGAAATGAAGTGACTGTATTCAAGTTGAGAAAGCCAAAGCTATAGCAATCTAGAACATTTATTCAACAACATCAGAAGTATATGAAGAAATAAACCTCATATGCCTCTTCGGCCAGTGCTATGTTGTGAATCATTCCTCTATTTCCTTCATCAAGGAGGTCAGCTGTGATTTGACTTCGGCGCATTGCCCGCTCTTTGGCTGCAAGACGAGGATCCTTCCATCCACTTGGTAATTCCTCACTTCCATCCACCACATAATCACCACGCTTTAACTTCTTACCTTTTGGGAACCTCACCCTCTTTTCCCTAAGCCATTGTTAATgaaacaatattaaataaataacaagaaAGTTTATTCAGTCCTAACTGAAAGTCAAAAATCACATTAAAATTCATTCCACAGATCCTTGTATAAACACTGTTAGCTCTAACTGGATATCAGAAGACAATATTCAACATGCAAAATCTCCTTAGGACACACCTAGCTCCAGCTCGAGCTGATTGAACTCACGTATTTTGCATAACAGATTCTCAACGCTATATCCATTTACAGAAACACGTATGCATACAAATACTGTCGAAACCCTAAATACAGCtcggaaataaaaataaaattatgcaaATCACGTACTAGCTCATTCAAATTAGGGTTCagagaaattaaaaacaaacagAACTACCGCATAATAGCATTTGCTATGCATATATAAGATAATTGTGCGTGTGTGTTCGTGTGCACGCAGGAGAAGTGAGTTGATGGTTACGCGGAGGGTTTTTGGGAGTCGTCGTCGACGGAATCCACGAAAGGACGCTTGCGAGATCGCTGTGGCCCTCCTTCCTCCATGGCCTATCGTCGGCGTAGCTCCGAGCAGTTGGTTCGGCGATAAACCGTGATTCTATACAGCTAAAGCGATTGCCGGGCACTGTTTTTCCTATCCAAAAATCCAATTTCAAATATCAATTCGGGCTCACCACATGACTCAGCAATTTTATAAGATAtagaaaagtgtcaaattggccccctaagttGGATGGATAGTGTAATTAAGTCCCCTAACTGAAAAAAAACTCTATTTAAGCCTACTAAATcggcaaaaaagtgcaattgaatcctaaatgacttgtttatcaggtcaaattcAGTTAGCGGGTCAAATTGTTCTATTCACCCAGCTTAgggggctaatttgacactttatcattttttattttatttttcaaaaaaaatatttttatttatttcagttcaattttttttatttattaaaaatattattttttataaataaaaaaaattaaaaaacatccACCGGCCGTTTAATAATTTGGTTCTactgtcaaattaatttgtagaaTTCCTCCTCAAGTGTTGGTCATACACatttttcgttcctaagttataattgatgttgcactttttgtccctttattaataaaacattagggatgTGAAAAGTGAACATGACCAACACTCATAGACGAATTCTATGTTGGCATTgcatttttcattcttttgtgcTCACTTATCCTTtagagacgaaaagtgtaattttctatatttttttaattatttaaaataattatttttaaattatttaaaataattttacaaaacttttttaataatataaaaacaattatttaaataatgtttttgaaaaaaaataaaagtcggCAGTCCCCAGCTGGGATTGccgacttttgtttttttgtttttgttttttttttttttgtttaaaaaaagatttaaaaattattaaaattatttatagaatacaaattaatttgacattatgaccaaatgtgatacaaattacaaagttttgcaCTTAATTTCAGTCTAAGAGTAGtaacctgataaacaagtcatttaggactcaattgcacttttttgccggtttagggggcttgaatgaagtttttttcagttagggggcctaattgcactatccaccccatttagggggccaatttgattttttccctaagatatacggagtatattattattattagacgGTGATAAATTTAATTCTTACTAACATGTATGATACtagtatgttttttttattgtaatttgtaaatttttacaAATAAGTTTAAATCTCACACGCCAAGGACTTTGTggtccagtgacatcaaaccATTTCCTTTATacaggaggtggtgggttcaagtttcagtggaggcaatactgttTCTTGTGGGGAgatggtgggtttgagcctcagtggaggcaatactgttTCTTGAGCCTGTAGGTTTTttgttaggctcaagcctgagccgcATTTATGTAAGAATAGCAATTTCAATCCTCCCTACGAATGTCTACCTGAATCCATTCACGCATGGATCGGGATTTTAGGTGATGGTGCGTAGTGAGTCTTAAAAATGTAAACTCACTGTGGGTCGGGTTAAAAATCGGGTTATGTATAAAACTCGCCTAGAACTCCACtcgacccaccatgtgtgtgtatattgtAGTGGACACCCGCACACGGTAGGATGGGAGTGAGTTTTGAAAACGTCTACCTAATGTGGATTGAGGGTATGAGTAGGTAGAGAAAATATAAAGTGGGCGTGGATGGATGTAGCGCTCTCCGACCCATTGATATCCCTACTTTCATGTCTCATGTCTTGAGAATCTTTTGAGATGAAGTAAATTGTAAAATGTGTTTTAGTGACGCAGTAATCTACGTGTTCGCTTAGTTATTTTCAAAGATCTTGTCCTTATATGGTTCGAACTTGACATTTGTTGGCAACCAAAGCCACACTCATGCTTTTACCGCTAAGTTATGTCCGAGAACAAATTTTTACACATAAGTTTAAACCCCAAATTAAGGGTCcaattataatttgttatttagatTAATCACTTTGACCCAAAAACAATACTTAATCTAAACTTATTAATACTACGTAAACGCAATCTAACCATGTgctagattattattatttaaattatttattgttattagaTAAATAGAATACAAATATAAACATTTGATAAGATTAAGCAGCAAGTATAactcattaataaaaattattaagtcaAACATCATAAAATGAAGTATAAAATTGCACTCATCCGTGtgcatgtgttttttttttttttgttatttatttatttttggtaccagaaacaactatatatatttgaggtTGTACCATATATTATAAAGATATAAACGTATCAATATTAGTTTAAttcgccaaggaccttgtggtccagtgccatcaaaccctttcctttatacgggaggtggtgggttcgccTCTCAGTGGAGGCTTGTGCGTcgaatagagttagtagtattaaaaaaaaaaagctcatcAAAGTTAATAATACTAGTATAATTTCAAAagaatacataattacatacacAACATAAGGCTCATCGATCAACATGGTAATCTCATATATGTTACCTAAtgttttatcaattaattttgttattaaataaatGTCATGATAAGAAGCACTGTGGGGATTCGAAATTGCTTGACTCGCAATTTACCTCCACAATGATTCAAATTGTGGAGTCCTATATACTTAATATTAATAGAACGAAACTGGGATAAAAGCATCCCTAGTAGCACCCTTTTCATGGTTTTTTGAACAATAAAGAACCAAGTGGGTTGTTTGGAAACAAATTGAAGGTGTAGTTTTTTGGTGGATTCTTTTCCTGTATGATCAAAACGTTTGTGAGGTTCACTGGATGAGAGAAGGAAACAAAGCAATCTAGACAGTTTCGCGTGTGAAAGACGGAGTCGCCCAGATGAGCGCGTTATGATATGCGtttctactctttttttttggtcaatttttgttttttctcttTACTCTTTTCTTCTTTATCTTACATGTAtctaaaaaaatcaacaaaaaattcATACTAATAAAGATGCTCTAACACAAGTTAACAATTCTTATAATTATAACTTATAACTCCACTAGGAAgggagtaattaattaaaagcaAAAATATATGCAAAATGCACGCAgaaatagaaaatttaaaaaaataatatatagaattaaGAGCTATATTTGTGCGCGGGTATAAAGAGCGAGcggagagagagtgagaggcCGTTCCTTCTCTCCAGGGAGAATGGCGTGAGACTGTACCAACCGGAGTGactgagtgtgtgtgtgtgtgtgtatgtataatgtatgtatgtattcccCACGGTGGCGATACCATATCTCTACACTCGTCTTTGCATGCTTCACCAACTCATTCTAAAGAAAACCCAAAACCCAAATCACCTTACGGAGGAGTGTACATGAGAAAAAAGGAGAATTGAGCACTTTCATCCGGGCTGTGGGGAATCCGGGACCGACCCAGATGATAAAAGCGGGTAATTTCTCGTGGGTAATTTTCCGTTCCGTGTTTTATCTGATCATCACTTGGTCGCCATTGTTGCCTTTGATATGATCGCGttatttcttgtttcttttgttgTGAAATATTATATCAGTGGGTTAATATAATCAGTGTAATTTCTGTTGTTATTGGATTTGTTGTTTGATTGTGTTTGTGGTGAGATGTTTGAGAGAGCTGGGGTTGGAGTGAAGATGAAGGATGATGAGGAGGAGCTGGAGATGTTGTTGGATGAGATCCCTCATGCAACATCTTTCAATCTGAATAATAATCATCTTCATAGCAATGGGTGTTGTGAGTGTGATGGGTCATATGTGAGGAGGAaattgtatgatcattcatgtGTTTCCCCTCTCAGAGGGGTTTTAGTGAAATCTGATGGCTCTCCTTCAGCCATGTGCTCTGGTGGATCACCAACTCCATCTCCCATGGAGGAGTTAAAACCCTGTGTGGTTTCTGATCATTTGAAGGGGGGGTTGCAGATCAATCATGGAATTGGTGATTATCATGGTGGTATGAGGGTGGATGGGGATAGTTTCAGTGAtctgaatttggggaagaatttTAGTAGTAGGTTGTATATTAGTGGGGAGCAAGAGAGTGGGTCGAAAAGGAGCGATGCTTTACAGTTTTCTGAGCATCCAGTGGCCGGGAGTGTTAGAATGGTGCCCGAAAGGTTTAGGGCGGTTGGTGATCAGAGGATGGGCGTTTCTGATTATAGAGGAGGATTTGTATCGTCTGCTCCTGTAGCCCAAAATCCAATAGGGGTTAATAGTCAGGTGGGTTCTCCAATGCCGGTTGGATTGTCATATGATTGTGGATTTGGTAATTTATATGCAACGCAATATCTTTCTGGTCTATCGAATGGATTGGTTTCGCAATTGAATCCGAATAGTAGTGCTGTGGATTCACAGCTCTACCAAACTAAAGTGCTGGCTGGTCATCTCTATCACGTAGGAATTCCATTGTCGGATTTGCCTGGTTCTGTAATGTGGAACGTAGCTGATAGCTTGTTACATGCTCCTCGAAATGGAAGGTCTGTAGCTGGAGAGTTCCCGTTTGTGCCTCAGTTGACTCACAGAAAGTCTCACATTGATGCAGAGAATGCCTTTTACTCGCATCAACATTTGTCAAATGGAAGGAACGTGACACAGAGTGCTAGAATGCCTCAAGGGAATATGAATATCGAGGCTTTTACTAGGGATGATAGCTTGATCGTGCAAGGGGAAGGCTTAAGTTGCACTGAAAAAAATGCACATCCACTTTCAATAGGACACGACAGTCAGAGGTCATTACATGAGTCGGGTTTGGCCAGGCCTCAAGAAAAGAGGTCACAACAACTATACGGTAGTCCCAAGAGCAAAGGCATTCAGGAAAGCGGGCGAAGCAGTGGGCTGTATCTCCCTTTCTCTCTACCGCTCAAGCTTAGCTCATTGAGAGAAGTTCAAGGATATATTTCTCACATGGCAAAGGATCAATATGGTTGCCGGTTCTTGCAAAGAATTTTTGATGAGGGAACTCCCCGAGATGTTCAAATAATATATGATGAGATAATTGATCATGCCGTCGAACTTATGATGAATCCATTTGGGAATTACCTTATGCAAAAACTGTTGGAAGTGTGCAATGAAGAACAAAGAACGCAAATACTACTAAGGGTGACTGAAGATCCTGGTCAACTTGTCAGCATCTCTTTAAATACCCATGGGTATGTCCTTGTACTATAGATACTGCTAGATTATCCTTTTCTTGTTGATTACACAGTTTTTTTTTACTGCTTTTTCATTCGCATCAGGACTAGAGTAGTGCAGAAGTTGATTGAAACGCTGAAGACCAGGCAGCAAATT
Coding sequences within it:
- the LOC116001235 gene encoding CD2 antigen cytoplasmic tail-binding protein 2 isoform X2, with amino-acid sequence MRRSQITADLLDEGNRGMIHNIALAEEAYEDNETFVEDGIQIEPFNLDKEREEGYFDANGNYVEYVNENDIKDAWLDSIDVHPKAAKKTRVKTANEDEARDLTSEEIGKIKRRIADVLEPGEKVLQALRRLKGTSNNKEKMSAENKQLFDQLTEDAMKLLENGDYNVYDERQESFQREAEGYERLAQAKALGTSMELKNNSGSVLDEDFIPSVAAEGPSSLSSVNAGPSNPNASAAMSNGDDSFDMFAEDDENPPTNPTSSEGTLQNDYVYDESSGYYYSSSLGYYYDPSSGLYCNAASGQWYSYKEESGTYEEVPQAQPQPQPEAS
- the LOC116001235 gene encoding CD2 antigen cytoplasmic tail-binding protein 2 isoform X1, giving the protein MEEGGPQRSRKRPFVDSVDDDSQKPSAEKRVRFPKGKKLKRGDYVVDGSEELPSGWKDPRLAAKERAMRRSQITADLLDEGNRGMIHNIALAEEAYEDNETFVEDGIQIEPFNLDKEREEGYFDANGNYVEYVNENDIKDAWLDSIDVHPKAAKKTRVKTANEDEARDLTSEEIGKIKRRIADVLEPGEKVLQALRRLKGTSNNKEKMSAENKQLFDQLTEDAMKLLENGDYNVYDERQESFQREAEGYERLAQAKALGTSMELKNNSGSVLDEDFIPSVAAEGPSSLSSVNAGPSNPNASAAMSNGDDSFDMFAEDDENPPTNPTSSEGTLQNDYVYDESSGYYYSSSLGYYYDPSSGLYCNAASGQWYSYKEESGTYEEVPQAQPQPQPEAS
- the LOC115998701 gene encoding pumilio homolog 1-like, which translates into the protein MFERAGVGVKMKDDEEELEMLLDEIPHATSFNLNNNHLHSNGCCECDGSYVRRKLYDHSCVSPLRGVLVKSDGSPSAMCSGGSPTPSPMEELKPCVVSDHLKGGLQINHGIGDYHGGMRVDGDSFSDLNLGKNFSSRLYISGEQESGSKRSDALQFSEHPVAGSVRMVPERFRAVGDQRMGVSDYRGGFVSSAPVAQNPIGVNSQVGSPMPVGLSYDCGFGNLYATQYLSGLSNGLVSQLNPNSSAVDSQLYQTKVLAGHLYHVGIPLSDLPGSVMWNVADSLLHAPRNGRSVAGEFPFVPQLTHRKSHIDAENAFYSHQHLSNGRNVTQSARMPQGNMNIEAFTRDDSLIVQGEGLSCTEKNAHPLSIGHDSQRSLHESGLARPQEKRSQQLYGSPKSKGIQESGRSSGLYLPFSLPLKLSSLREVQGYISHMAKDQYGCRFLQRIFDEGTPRDVQIIYDEIIDHAVELMMNPFGNYLMQKLLEVCNEEQRTQILLRVTEDPGQLVSISLNTHGTRVVQKLIETLKTRQQILLLISSLEPGFLDLIKDLNGNHVVQRCLQCFSNEDSKFIFVTAAKYCVDIATHQHGCCVLQRCITHAMGEYQENLVAEISANGLLLAQDAFGNYVVQFILELKIPSATSKLISQFEGNFVHLSTQKFSSHVVEKCLVTCDVEIQSKIIRELVSATHFEQLLQDPHANYVIQTALRVSEDCLHKLLVDAIESHKSISRNSPYSKRIFSNKLWKK